The following are from one region of the Andrena cerasifolii isolate SP2316 chromosome 1, iyAndCera1_principal, whole genome shotgun sequence genome:
- the Rexo5 gene encoding RNA exonuclease 5 isoform X2 — MSEEAEQSNDTDSSETCIEAVSKRKRPCTKDLKETYLEESVEKEAVEESDPLANKKPRLSGDEYLKLKQELRDRKRRLRTLPRFRLKAVGESASLSINSNGEDRIPIFLSDVQHLLLYSLHGHHSPYMPTRWCHLEKYNKVAHTVVLVVEGLSLYHFVAYESVFSHITSKLEHRVEVLTPTAYGGSVVEDLAAVPMTGIQSDRLIKQYGSLEAALQSSGDVIKLLRAVFPMHQSGSINNGSVGKPTVLPDTDKFPRIQLLLSLCQMVEENYPVPLKGELAKKYGDYVMTKDMYIEATATSPMFGLDCEMCRTTSGELELTRISLVDESMNIIYDSLVKPENPITDYLTRYSGITEELLNNVTTTLLDVQEMLRKLLPADAILVGQSLNFDLHTLKMMHPYIIDTSVIFNITGDRYRKTKLQTLVREFLGERIQESKAGHCSTEDSKASLKLTQLKLANSVDYGDAVLIGRCDMDILRMETEKRDDCQQTMKAEVRKYATSIFKHVTKDDKTAAIVGNEEIMNEYSKYLTSSINIMDDENFAKNDQVRLVVADNDKHAVTRASQIAMEHAFTLCHVRVDKEKLTDDQAEKTFRIVNKWIHKLWQHMAVNGLACVVFTGENNAGNGACFLNLKREVPENSVIRA; from the exons ATG TCCGAAGAAGCAGAGCAGTCCAATGATACGGATAGTAGCGAAACTTGCATAGAAGCAGTCTCCAAACGGAAGCGACCCTGCACCAAGGATTTAAAGGAGACTTACTTGGAAGAATCTGTTGAAAAAGAAGCTGTGGAGGAGTCGGATCCACTCGCTAATAAAAAACCTAG ATTAAGCGGAGACGAGTATCTAAAATTGAAGCAGGAATTAAGGGATCGTAAAAGACGGCTCAGAACATTGCCTCGGTTTCGTTTGAAGGCAGTTGGTGAAAGTGCTAGTTTAAGTATTAATAGTAATGGTGAAGATAGGATACCTATTTTCCTTAGCGATGTACAACATTTATTACTGTATTCATTGCACGGCCACCATTCACCTTACATGCCGACAAGGTGGTGTCATCTCGAAAAGTACAATAAG gTCGCCCATACTGTCGTTCTTGTTGTCGAAGGGCTCTCTTTGTACCACTTTGTGGCTTATGAAAGCGTATTTTCACATATAACGTCGAAATTGGAGCATCGCGTGGAAGTGCTAACGCCTACAGCATACGGGGGATCAGTTGTAGAAGATCTGGCAGCTGTTCCCATGACTGGGATACAGAGTGATAGGCTGATTAAac AGTATGGATCGTTAGAGGCGGCTTTACAAAGTTCAGGAGACGTGATAAAATTACTAAGAGCTGTTTTCCCAATGCATCAGTCTGGATCGATTAATAACGGATCCGTTGGAAAACCGACTGTGCTACCGGACACTGATAAATTTCCTCGAATACAATTACTTCTGTCTTTGTGTCAAATGGTCGAAGAAAATTATCCTGTGCCGCTAAAGGGTGAATTAGCAAAGAA ATATGGAGATTATGTGATGACAAAAGACATGTACATAGAAGCTACAGCAACATCTCCAATGTTCGGTTTAGATTGCGAAATGTGTAGAACAACCAGCGGGGAATTGGAGCTAACGAGAATATCTCTGGTTGACGAAAGCATGAAT ATTATTTACGACAGTCTGGTAAAGCCGGAAAACCCTATCACGGATTATCTGACGCGATACAGCGGTATAACGGAAGAACTGTTGAATAATGTCACAACTACTTTATTAGATGTCCAAGAAATGTTACGGAAGTTGCTTCCCGCAGACGCTATTCTTGTTGGGCAAAGTTTAAACTTTGATCTTCACACGTTGAAAATGATGCATCCGTACATCATCGATACGTCCGTGATCTTTAATATTACTGGGGACAG ATACAGAAAAACAAAATTGCAAACTTTAGTGAGGGAATTCCTTGGCGAGAGAATACAGGAAAGCAAAGCTGGGCATTGCTCCACTGAGGATTCGAAGGCCTCTTTGAAATTAACGCAATTAAAATTAGCAAATAGCGTGGATTACGGAGATGCTGTGTTAATTGGTCGATGCGATATGGACATATTAAGAATGGAAACAGAAAAGCGCGATGATTGTCAACAGACCATGAAAGCGGAAGTACGAAAGTATGCCACTTCGATTTTCAAACATGTAACCAAGGATGACAAAACAGCTGCGATTGTGGGAAACGAAGAAATCATGAACGAATATTCCAAGTATCTAACTTCGTCTATTAATATTATGGACGACGAGAATTTTGCTAAAAACGACCAA GTGCGGCTCGTAGTGGCGGATAATGACAAACATGCGGTAACTAGAGCTTCGCAAATAGCAATGGAGCACGCTTTCACGTTATGTCATGTTAGGGTAGATAAAGAGAAATTAACAGATGATCAAGCGGAGAAAACTTTCCGTATTGTAAATAAATGGATTCACAAACTGTGGCAACATATGGCAGTGAATGGTTTAGCGTGTGTCGTATTCACGGGAGAAAACAATGCGGGGAACGGTGCCTGCTTCCTGAATTTAAAAAGAGAAGTGCCTGAGAATAGCGTAATACGTGCTTGA
- the Rexo5 gene encoding RNA exonuclease 5 isoform X1, which produces MKDLTTKQLQRIEKKKKKMAALLEITKLNDKDREARTIALKKASEEAEQSNDTDSSETCIEAVSKRKRPCTKDLKETYLEESVEKEAVEESDPLANKKPRLSGDEYLKLKQELRDRKRRLRTLPRFRLKAVGESASLSINSNGEDRIPIFLSDVQHLLLYSLHGHHSPYMPTRWCHLEKYNKVAHTVVLVVEGLSLYHFVAYESVFSHITSKLEHRVEVLTPTAYGGSVVEDLAAVPMTGIQSDRLIKQYGSLEAALQSSGDVIKLLRAVFPMHQSGSINNGSVGKPTVLPDTDKFPRIQLLLSLCQMVEENYPVPLKGELAKKYGDYVMTKDMYIEATATSPMFGLDCEMCRTTSGELELTRISLVDESMNIIYDSLVKPENPITDYLTRYSGITEELLNNVTTTLLDVQEMLRKLLPADAILVGQSLNFDLHTLKMMHPYIIDTSVIFNITGDRYRKTKLQTLVREFLGERIQESKAGHCSTEDSKASLKLTQLKLANSVDYGDAVLIGRCDMDILRMETEKRDDCQQTMKAEVRKYATSIFKHVTKDDKTAAIVGNEEIMNEYSKYLTSSINIMDDENFAKNDQVRLVVADNDKHAVTRASQIAMEHAFTLCHVRVDKEKLTDDQAEKTFRIVNKWIHKLWQHMAVNGLACVVFTGENNAGNGACFLNLKREVPENSVIRA; this is translated from the exons ATGAAGGATTTAACAACAAAGCAATTACaaagaatagagaaaaagaagaagaaaatggcCGCGCTTCTGGAAATTACTAAATTGAATGATAAGGACAGAGAAGCTAGAACCATTGCTCTTAAAAAAGCT TCCGAAGAAGCAGAGCAGTCCAATGATACGGATAGTAGCGAAACTTGCATAGAAGCAGTCTCCAAACGGAAGCGACCCTGCACCAAGGATTTAAAGGAGACTTACTTGGAAGAATCTGTTGAAAAAGAAGCTGTGGAGGAGTCGGATCCACTCGCTAATAAAAAACCTAG ATTAAGCGGAGACGAGTATCTAAAATTGAAGCAGGAATTAAGGGATCGTAAAAGACGGCTCAGAACATTGCCTCGGTTTCGTTTGAAGGCAGTTGGTGAAAGTGCTAGTTTAAGTATTAATAGTAATGGTGAAGATAGGATACCTATTTTCCTTAGCGATGTACAACATTTATTACTGTATTCATTGCACGGCCACCATTCACCTTACATGCCGACAAGGTGGTGTCATCTCGAAAAGTACAATAAG gTCGCCCATACTGTCGTTCTTGTTGTCGAAGGGCTCTCTTTGTACCACTTTGTGGCTTATGAAAGCGTATTTTCACATATAACGTCGAAATTGGAGCATCGCGTGGAAGTGCTAACGCCTACAGCATACGGGGGATCAGTTGTAGAAGATCTGGCAGCTGTTCCCATGACTGGGATACAGAGTGATAGGCTGATTAAac AGTATGGATCGTTAGAGGCGGCTTTACAAAGTTCAGGAGACGTGATAAAATTACTAAGAGCTGTTTTCCCAATGCATCAGTCTGGATCGATTAATAACGGATCCGTTGGAAAACCGACTGTGCTACCGGACACTGATAAATTTCCTCGAATACAATTACTTCTGTCTTTGTGTCAAATGGTCGAAGAAAATTATCCTGTGCCGCTAAAGGGTGAATTAGCAAAGAA ATATGGAGATTATGTGATGACAAAAGACATGTACATAGAAGCTACAGCAACATCTCCAATGTTCGGTTTAGATTGCGAAATGTGTAGAACAACCAGCGGGGAATTGGAGCTAACGAGAATATCTCTGGTTGACGAAAGCATGAAT ATTATTTACGACAGTCTGGTAAAGCCGGAAAACCCTATCACGGATTATCTGACGCGATACAGCGGTATAACGGAAGAACTGTTGAATAATGTCACAACTACTTTATTAGATGTCCAAGAAATGTTACGGAAGTTGCTTCCCGCAGACGCTATTCTTGTTGGGCAAAGTTTAAACTTTGATCTTCACACGTTGAAAATGATGCATCCGTACATCATCGATACGTCCGTGATCTTTAATATTACTGGGGACAG ATACAGAAAAACAAAATTGCAAACTTTAGTGAGGGAATTCCTTGGCGAGAGAATACAGGAAAGCAAAGCTGGGCATTGCTCCACTGAGGATTCGAAGGCCTCTTTGAAATTAACGCAATTAAAATTAGCAAATAGCGTGGATTACGGAGATGCTGTGTTAATTGGTCGATGCGATATGGACATATTAAGAATGGAAACAGAAAAGCGCGATGATTGTCAACAGACCATGAAAGCGGAAGTACGAAAGTATGCCACTTCGATTTTCAAACATGTAACCAAGGATGACAAAACAGCTGCGATTGTGGGAAACGAAGAAATCATGAACGAATATTCCAAGTATCTAACTTCGTCTATTAATATTATGGACGACGAGAATTTTGCTAAAAACGACCAA GTGCGGCTCGTAGTGGCGGATAATGACAAACATGCGGTAACTAGAGCTTCGCAAATAGCAATGGAGCACGCTTTCACGTTATGTCATGTTAGGGTAGATAAAGAGAAATTAACAGATGATCAAGCGGAGAAAACTTTCCGTATTGTAAATAAATGGATTCACAAACTGTGGCAACATATGGCAGTGAATGGTTTAGCGTGTGTCGTATTCACGGGAGAAAACAATGCGGGGAACGGTGCCTGCTTCCTGAATTTAAAAAGAGAAGTGCCTGAGAATAGCGTAATACGTGCTTGA